From Parabacteroides sp. FAFU027, one genomic window encodes:
- a CDS encoding DUF3822 family protein codes for MQQKPDYSKSEQYTLSIRLAPGGFSFYLVDPVNEGAALYESFLLPKNQPVVNAIEEVVYKNEHLLLSYKKTELVVVSPFYTIVPAAFSNIETGERLLSFTHENATGKYFVNDFRKKEMVNHFAVNEDSYNFLTRTFALSKVIHYMTPMLEYFTERSRFGNYSKMYANLESDRIDLFCFHRNQLELVNSYACQNLNDAIYYTLYTWEKLGLHQVNDELHICGDAGLRSRMTPHLSKYIQRVLPLNPPTSWYVAPADNKPLPLDLKTLSLCV; via the coding sequence ATGCAACAGAAACCAGACTACTCCAAATCGGAACAATATACGTTATCCATTCGGTTGGCACCGGGTGGATTTTCATTTTACCTGGTTGATCCGGTGAACGAGGGAGCAGCGTTGTATGAAAGTTTCCTGTTGCCAAAGAATCAGCCTGTAGTGAATGCCATCGAGGAGGTCGTTTACAAAAATGAACACCTGCTTTTATCCTACAAAAAGACGGAATTGGTGGTTGTTTCCCCTTTTTATACAATAGTTCCCGCTGCGTTTAGTAATATTGAGACCGGAGAGAGGTTGCTTTCGTTTACGCATGAAAATGCAACGGGAAAATACTTTGTCAATGATTTCCGTAAAAAGGAGATGGTAAATCATTTTGCAGTAAACGAAGACTCGTATAATTTCCTGACACGTACCTTCGCTCTGTCCAAGGTAATCCACTACATGACCCCGATGCTGGAATATTTTACAGAACGAAGTCGTTTCGGAAACTATTCGAAGATGTATGCCAACCTCGAATCGGATCGGATAGACCTCTTTTGTTTTCACCGGAATCAATTGGAGCTGGTAAATAGTTATGCTTGTCAGAATTTGAATGATGCGATCTATTATACCCTCTATACCTGGGAAAAGCTGGGGCTGCATCAGGTTAATGATGAACTTCATATTTGTGGGGATGCCGGGCTGCGAAGCCGTATGACTCCTCATTTATCTAAATACATTCAGCGGGTTTTACCGCTCAATCCTCCGACCAGCTGGTACGTGGCGCCAGCTGACAACAAACCATTGCCACTGGATCTAAAGACTTTATCATTATGCGTATAA
- a CDS encoding ATP-dependent RecD-like DNA helicase: MINSFIERKFRENLPYTPNAGQENAIREICNFLTDREPSRLFLLKGYAGTGKTSLTGSLVKTLSELKQPVVLLAPTGRAAKVFAAYANHPAFTIHKKIYRQKSFANEAAGFGIMPNLHKDTLFIVDEASMIHNTTGEGAVFGTGCLLDDLIQYVYSEESCRMMILGDTAQLPPVGQAESPALNADYLKGYGLDVTELILRQVARQSEESGILYNATQLREQLESEYDLDELPQFKTNGFPDLYCVDGNELAEHISDCYNRDGIDETILITRSNKRANIFNQNIRGRVLYREEELSGGDLLMITKNNYFWSKDYEEMNFIANGEMAEIVRKRNEREIYDFRFTDASLRFPDYNIEVDVKILLDTLHSDTPSLPYEQQNRFFNAVLEDYADIPTRGAHMKKLKEDPFYNALQVKYAYAVTCHKAQGGQWKNVFIDLGNLNVEHLGADFYRWLYTALTRATERVFLLNMAEEMKEIK; this comes from the coding sequence ATGATAAATAGCTTTATTGAACGCAAATTTAGAGAAAATCTGCCATATACGCCCAATGCCGGTCAGGAAAATGCAATACGTGAAATCTGCAACTTCCTGACAGACAGAGAGCCTTCCCGATTGTTTTTGCTGAAAGGATATGCCGGAACCGGAAAAACCTCGCTGACCGGTAGCCTGGTCAAAACCTTAAGCGAACTGAAGCAGCCCGTTGTATTACTGGCTCCCACCGGAAGAGCCGCAAAGGTATTTGCAGCCTATGCCAATCATCCGGCCTTTACCATTCACAAGAAAATATACCGTCAAAAGAGTTTTGCAAATGAAGCGGCCGGATTTGGCATCATGCCTAACCTGCACAAAGACACCCTCTTCATCGTAGATGAAGCTTCCATGATTCATAATACAACCGGTGAAGGAGCTGTATTTGGTACCGGCTGTTTGCTGGACGACCTGATCCAGTATGTCTATTCCGAAGAGAGTTGCCGGATGATGATATTGGGTGATACCGCCCAGCTTCCCCCGGTCGGGCAAGCGGAATCTCCAGCCTTAAATGCGGATTACCTGAAAGGATACGGACTGGATGTTACCGAATTGATTTTACGTCAGGTAGCCCGCCAAAGCGAAGAGTCGGGCATCCTGTATAATGCCACTCAACTCAGAGAGCAACTGGAATCGGAATATGATTTGGATGAATTGCCTCAATTCAAAACGAATGGTTTTCCTGACCTTTACTGCGTGGACGGCAACGAGCTGGCTGAGCATATTTCCGATTGTTATAACCGTGACGGTATTGATGAAACCATACTGATTACCCGGAGTAATAAACGGGCAAATATCTTTAACCAGAATATCAGGGGACGAGTTTTATACCGCGAAGAAGAATTATCCGGAGGAGACTTGCTGATGATCACAAAAAATAACTATTTTTGGAGCAAGGACTACGAAGAGATGAACTTCATCGCAAACGGTGAAATGGCTGAAATTGTCCGCAAGCGTAATGAGCGGGAGATTTACGACTTTCGTTTCACGGATGCTTCGCTCCGTTTTCCTGATTACAATATCGAAGTGGATGTCAAGATCCTGCTTGACACATTACACTCGGATACACCGTCACTTCCTTACGAACAACAAAACCGCTTTTTCAATGCCGTGCTGGAAGATTACGCTGACATACCGACACGTGGTGCCCACATGAAAAAACTAAAGGAAGATCCATTTTACAATGCCCTTCAGGTAAAATATGCCTACGCTGTAACCTGCCACAAAGCCCAGGGTGGACAGTGGAAGAATGTATTTATCGATCTGGGTAACCTAAACGTAGAACATCTTGGTGCCGACTTTTACCGTTGGCTTTACACAGCGTTGACCCGCGCAACCGAACGGGTATTTCTGTTGAATATGGCAGAGGAAATGAAAGAAATAAAATAA
- the cls gene encoding cardiolipin synthase, with the protein MFFFGSGHWLAITFQILYLVTSIAAVIVVIAGNRNPVKTLAWILLFFLLPFLGIFFYIFFGQDFTRQKLISRKKRRKVNVRLTYPEGRRSINTLPEEYRTMARLLNHRNQFPVFMHNEVEIFSNGDDKFARLLEDIRHARHYIHVQYYIIESDEIGNKVKDLLVEKASKGVEVRVIVDDVGCWKVPKEFFGEMRKAGIQTAIFQEVHFHRLTSKINFRNHRKLVIIDGKIGYTGGMNIADRYHKGLAWGIWKDLHLRIEGQAVEALESAFLIDWYFTTRELLPLKHYFHDEKVLQKGDTPVQVITSGPFGEWREILQAYLKIIHSAKEYVYLQTPYFLPGESLLTALQTAALSGVDVRLMIPERSDSHMVHLATRSYLKSILKAGVKVYLYQPGFLHSKMVVSDDAVATVGSTNLDFRSFEHNFEINAFLYHKEMALKLKEVFLNDQNHCRRITLNHWIKRPRVEKFTESTIRLFSPLL; encoded by the coding sequence ATGTTCTTTTTCGGGTCAGGTCACTGGTTAGCCATTACATTCCAGATTCTTTATCTGGTTACCTCCATTGCGGCAGTTATTGTTGTAATTGCAGGCAACCGCAATCCGGTGAAAACACTGGCCTGGATATTACTATTTTTTCTGTTGCCATTCCTTGGAATTTTCTTTTATATCTTTTTTGGACAGGACTTTACACGTCAGAAGCTTATTTCCCGCAAGAAAAGGAGAAAAGTCAACGTTCGCCTTACTTACCCCGAAGGACGACGAAGCATAAATACACTCCCGGAAGAGTATCGCACGATGGCTCGTCTGCTCAATCACCGCAACCAGTTTCCGGTCTTTATGCACAATGAGGTGGAGATATTCTCCAACGGTGATGATAAGTTTGCCCGTTTGCTGGAAGATATCCGTCATGCCCGTCATTACATCCATGTGCAGTATTACATCATCGAGAGTGACGAGATTGGAAACAAGGTAAAAGATTTGCTGGTAGAAAAGGCATCAAAAGGTGTGGAAGTTCGGGTAATTGTGGATGATGTCGGTTGCTGGAAGGTACCGAAAGAGTTCTTTGGTGAAATGCGCAAAGCGGGCATTCAGACGGCCATCTTCCAGGAAGTACACTTCCACCGCTTAACGAGCAAAATCAATTTCCGCAACCACCGGAAGCTAGTCATTATAGACGGAAAAATAGGATATACCGGAGGTATGAATATCGCAGACCGGTACCACAAGGGATTGGCATGGGGAATCTGGAAAGACCTGCATCTCCGTATCGAAGGACAAGCCGTGGAGGCTCTGGAATCGGCATTCCTGATTGACTGGTACTTTACCACCCGTGAATTGCTGCCGTTGAAGCATTATTTTCATGATGAAAAAGTGTTACAGAAAGGCGATACACCGGTTCAGGTCATTACCAGCGGTCCATTTGGTGAGTGGCGCGAGATATTACAGGCTTACCTGAAGATCATTCACTCCGCCAAAGAGTATGTCTATCTGCAAACGCCCTACTTTCTGCCGGGAGAAAGCCTGCTGACCGCATTACAGACGGCGGCATTAAGCGGAGTGGATGTCCGGCTGATGATACCCGAGCGCTCGGATTCGCACATGGTGCATCTGGCTACCCGCTCCTACCTCAAGTCCATCTTAAAAGCAGGTGTAAAGGTCTATCTTTACCAGCCCGGATTCCTGCATTCAAAGATGGTGGTTTCGGATGATGCTGTAGCAACGGTGGGTTCGACAAACCTTGATTTTCGTAGCTTTGAACACAATTTCGAGATCAACGCATTCCTTTACCACAAAGAGATGGCGCTTAAACTTAAAGAGGTATTCCTCAACGATCAGAACCATTGTCGCCGTATCACACTCAATCACTGGATAAAGCGTCCCCGTGTGGAGAAATTTACAGAATCGACCATCAGGCTATTCAGCCCGTTACTTTAG
- a CDS encoding RsmD family RNA methyltransferase has translation MRIIGGEFKRRRFDVPKNITARPTTDFARENLFNVLENRLDLEDITALDLFAGTGAVSFELISRGCGKVVSIEKASTQFSFIIKVMKELKTDRLIPVRGDVFKYIGQTREKFDFIFADPPYDLKGLETIPGLIFENDLLKEGGIFILEHGRNNDFSEMPQFVEKRVYGSVNFSFFENKE, from the coding sequence ATGCGTATAATTGGTGGCGAATTCAAGCGCAGACGCTTCGATGTGCCAAAAAATATCACGGCTCGTCCGACAACGGACTTTGCCCGTGAAAATCTTTTTAATGTATTGGAAAACCGGCTCGATCTGGAAGATATCACGGCTCTTGATCTTTTTGCCGGAACTGGAGCTGTCAGTTTTGAGCTTATCTCACGTGGGTGTGGAAAAGTGGTCAGCATTGAAAAGGCTTCCACACAATTTTCATTTATCATTAAGGTGATGAAGGAGTTGAAGACCGATCGTCTCATTCCGGTTCGGGGCGATGTTTTCAAATATATCGGTCAGACCCGCGAGAAGTTTGATTTTATTTTTGCCGATCCTCCTTACGATTTGAAGGGATTGGAAACTATTCCAGGTCTGATATTTGAAAACGATTTGTTGAAAGAGGGTGGCATTTTCATCTTAGAACACGGTCGTAATAATGATTTCTCGGAAATGCCTCAGTTTGTAGAGAAACGGGTGTATGGGAGCGTGAACTTCAGCTTTTTTGAAAATAAAGAGTAG
- a CDS encoding glycoside hydrolase family 88 protein, which translates to MKLSGYITIIALLLNINIFAAEKPDKKEVIAIINKVNNYWQTNHSDPGNPFWDNAAYHTGNMEAYFVTGNEAFRQYSEKWAEQNSWRGATGDDKSQWKYSYGEKPEFVLFGDWQICFQTYIDLYYLAPDPKKIARAREVMEYEMGTPNNDYWWWVDGLYMVMPVMTKLYKVTGNEMYLDKLTEYYTYAKSIMYDPKTELFYRDARYTYPKHKSVNGKKDFWARGDGWLFAGLAKVLKDLPVDYKNRPLFEKQFKAMAKTIIKSQQKEGYWTRSMLDPNHAPGYETSGTAFFTYGLLWGINNGYLKEKTYLPAAMKGWKYLTTTALQPEGKIGYIQPIGDRAIPGQVVDANSTANFGVGAFLLAASEMVRHIDKK; encoded by the coding sequence ATGAAGCTTTCAGGATATATTACCATCATAGCCCTCCTTCTAAACATAAACATATTTGCAGCAGAAAAGCCGGATAAGAAAGAGGTAATCGCCATCATCAATAAAGTAAATAACTACTGGCAAACGAATCACTCTGATCCGGGAAATCCATTCTGGGATAATGCAGCCTATCATACCGGAAATATGGAAGCCTACTTTGTCACCGGAAATGAAGCTTTTCGCCAATATTCGGAAAAGTGGGCAGAGCAAAACAGTTGGAGAGGAGCAACTGGTGACGACAAATCTCAATGGAAATACAGTTACGGAGAAAAACCGGAATTTGTTTTGTTTGGAGACTGGCAGATTTGCTTCCAGACCTATATCGATCTGTACTACCTGGCTCCGGATCCTAAAAAAATTGCCCGTGCCCGTGAAGTTATGGAGTATGAGATGGGGACTCCCAATAATGATTATTGGTGGTGGGTAGATGGTCTCTATATGGTAATGCCGGTAATGACCAAACTGTATAAAGTGACCGGAAACGAAATGTATCTGGATAAGCTTACCGAATACTATACCTATGCAAAAAGCATCATGTATGACCCTAAAACCGAACTATTCTACCGTGATGCAAGATATACCTATCCCAAACACAAAAGCGTGAATGGAAAAAAAGATTTCTGGGCACGTGGTGACGGATGGCTTTTTGCCGGACTGGCAAAGGTGCTAAAAGACTTGCCGGTTGATTATAAAAACAGACCATTGTTTGAGAAGCAGTTTAAAGCGATGGCTAAAACCATCATAAAATCACAGCAAAAAGAGGGTTACTGGACCCGCAGTATGCTTGACCCGAATCATGCTCCGGGCTACGAAACCAGTGGCACCGCCTTCTTTACCTATGGACTTTTATGGGGAATCAACAACGGTTATCTTAAAGAAAAAACGTATTTGCCTGCAGCTATGAAAGGCTGGAAATACCTGACAACAACGGCATTGCAACCCGAGGGTAAAATTGGTTACATACAGCCTATTGGAGACAGAGCGATTCCAGGTCAGGTGGTCGATGCTAATTCAACGGCAAATTTTGGTGTGGGCGCATTTCTTCTGGCAGCGTCGGAAATGGTTCGCCATATCGATAAGAAATGA